gatgcaacgctCTTGATGCAACCGAGTCGGTATGATATGCAtgatgtaacatccatcgcctagatgtaacatccagattcaaggcatatcaaCACTATTGATTGAAGAAGAGTCAATGGAATTCCTCCTTTTATAGCGAAGCTAACTTGCATGAGTGATGTCAAGTGTCGCAGATGTCAGAATAAATAAAAGCTTCTGGTCCGTCACAACAGCAGACATGCAGGAAGCTTCCCATTCAAGTTGCTTTCCTTACGATTCAAATTGACAAGTTTCGTCACTGAATGAACATTTTGTCCAAGATGATTCGAATCTAAATAAAGGTCCACCAATCAAGAACAGTTAAATAGGTGATGCAGCATCATAATGCCTTGAACGCCAAATAACGTAATTGGAAAATGAGACAGCTGGGATTATGTCAAAAATGGATAAGCTGGATCATGATCTGTGTTTCAACAGTTAGCATTTCAGTCTTGATAAATGGATCACCTAGAGGATATGTCAAACCAGAGAGAGGAATCAGACAAGGTGATCCATTATCTCCCTATTTATTTATTCTGTGTGGGGAGGTTCTCTCCCACATGATGAAAAGAGCTGCGGCTGAGAAGAAAATACAGGGCCTGAAAATCAGTACTCATAGTCTTCATTAACGGTAAGAGTTGCAGTCGGAACAATCGTGGATCCATCTAAATATCCAGCAAGATCATATCCATCTAGGAGGGCATGGATCTGTAGACTCCACATCAAGTAGTTTGTGGAAGTCAACTTAGTTACGTTTGAGGTGTTGAGGTGAAAGAGTATTTGAGTTGGTGTTTGGATTGTTTCACCGTGGAAGTTGGAGTTGTTTgtagccattgaaactttagcttaacagagaaggagaagaaacttGGCGGCTAGGTTTGATATTAGAGATATGTTGGTCGGAAGATATGTATCTTACGGACCAAGACTTTGAAGCCCATGAAACCCATGAAGATCCTCAAGACTAAAAAGAAAGACTTGTAGATTAAGTTAATCTCAAGATATTCTAGCATATTTACATTAAGTATTTAGGAAAGTTAGCATTATCTAGTGTTAACATTATGTTAATGTTACtactatatatatgcatattgtaTTCTCTTATCAGACACAACACAAtaatatatctattctattttACTTTACATGTATCAGAGTATTTGATTTTTAGGGATCAAGATTAAAGCTTCCGCGTTATAACTTCTAAGCTTTGATGATGATCATCATCGGTGGTGTTGACGATGATGAAGACGGAGACGATCAAGACGATGACGTGAAGCAACAAAAGCTTGAAATAAGTTTATGTGATCTCTAACTAATAGGGTTTGgttttattaattaagaatGGTAGTGGGGTTTTGGGTACGTGGCCGGTGAGTGCAAGAATTAAAGAGAGGTTTAACGGTGTTTAAGGGTTGGTGGGTTTCATGTGGGTTAATTTTGTCTGAGATTTATTCTATAGTTTAGAATATCTCAAAGTGTTGTTTTCCATAGTTTGGAATATTTTTGTTAGAGATTATTAGGCCTgtccaatatggtaaaaccgaactgtaccgaaccgaatcgaaccgaaatagacaatatagtgtggttttggtatataccatataaaccgaatggatatgattttataaaaaccgtaggatttggatatggtttggtttataaccgattaaaccgaataaaccgaacaaaaccgatcaaATGAAAATTTGTAcatatgtacatattttataacgtcacatgaaaatctatttgttatataagttattcttttgttaataattattaccatattttttatagtaataaagagtcctaatttgaaaaacacttaaaatataattaaataataattcatcGCAACTAaggcttcttattttcttagtcttcttcttttaatcATTTTGCTTTCTTTTAACATTGATTAAATTAAAGTGAaggttataaatttgatggataataactagaaaaaattattcacaacttttttcttatttataaacaaacagagtttcaCTCGAAGAAGCATGACTTTGAttacactaaatatggaagagtggaaaaacttttctttcatacttctcttttgttttttatttttattttcaaaattttgagctttgattttaattctagatttgattatttcatctgAAGGTataagcatttttattttttttgtttttttatttgaaaatataatatttttttaataaatgactgcgatgacaatatgactctaaaatttatataatatgatctcaaactaaattattatttttggtataaaaccgaataaaccgaaaaccgacggtatataaaccgaaccgaaccgaagtaaatatggatctagaatggtagttatattttactaaccgaaaaaccgaaaaaaccgaaccgatatccgaaTTGAACACCCCTAGAGATTATTCTATAGTTTAGAATTTCTCAAAAATTTCTTGCGTTATATTCCATAGTTTGGGATATTGTGGTTATAGTTTAACCATTACAGGGGAGTTTTAGTTATGCTCATGTTTTTAGTTCAATTTGTTTAGTCCAAGTTACGGACTGTTCAAGATAGGACGATTATTTTTGGAGCTGCAGTTGTGCCCACGGGATATATTCCCATTGTCAAGACCAAAGAAGAGCTGAAGTTTTCATCCCTCCTTGTCTAAAGTTAAAGTTTATTCCCGGAGGAACCTACTGATTTGTTTTCTTCGACATAGTATCCACGACATACGTGGTCTGCTTTGTGATTGCAGATTTGTGTGCATCCCACGTTTGTCGTGCGGGGGAGTATTAGAGATATGTTGGGCCGGAAGATATGTATTTTACGGACCAAGACTGTGAAGCCCATGAAACCCATGAAGATCCTCAAGACTAAAAAGAAAGACTTGAAGATTTGGTTAATCTCAAGATATTCTAGCATATTTACATTAAGTATTTAGGAAAGTTAGCATTATCTAGTGTTAACATTATGTTAATGTTACtactatatatatgcatattgcATTCTCTTATCAAACACAACACAAtaatatatctattctattatacTTTacgtggtatcagagcccagatcctaaataccctaaactcctaattaaaattaaaattaaaattaactcTTCCGACCGGGTATAAAGGTCGTGATTAACCCTTCCAACCGGGTATAAAGATTGTGTTAAACTCTCTCGACCGAGTATAAATGTCCTAAAGTTCCGAGATTTCTGGCCGATAacagccatcatctcgaggagggATATTAGGGATATATATCCCACATCGGGAATTCTAAgagacattaagtaatatataaagggttagggccaatacactaatcaccaattggttttaagttggaagcccataattaaacccgaatctaacatggtatcagagcccatgAAACCCATGAAGATCCTCAAGACTAAAAAGAAAGACTTGAAGATTAAGTTAATCTCAAGATATTCTAGCATATTTACATTATGCTAACTTTCCTAAATACTTAATGTAAATATGCTAGAATATCTTGAGATTAACTTAATCTTCAAGTCTTTCTTTTTAACCTTGAGGATCTTTATGGGTTTCATGGACTTCACAGTCTTGGTCCGTAAGATACATATCTTCCGGCCCAACATATCTCtaatatttgaaaaagaaaattagggCATcgatagctctgataccataaagaGAGTGAAGCGTGATCTTATTAACATAGAGAATAGGTTTATATACAACATTGGAAGCAGACTGATAAGGAAAGCTATAATTACAGAGAATATACAATCTCTAGCATATCATATGAAATATCTTCTTTATACTTCAGTCAATCATTTAGTGTTTGCCGATGACTCCTTGTTCTTTACCTTGGCTACCCCCAAGAATGGTAGAGCAATAAAGAAGATACTCAACAACATGAATCAATATCAGGACAGGCAGTTAACCTCTCCAAGTCTTCGTTAACTTTCGGGAGTCGAGTTACAGATCGTGTTAAGACACAAATTAGACACTTACTAGGAATCCATAACGAAGGTGAAGGAGAAAAATATCTTGGTATATCCGAACAGTTTGGGAGGAAAAAATCAGAGATGTTTCAGCATGTAACAGAAAAAGTACGGTCAAAAACACAAGGATggcatcaaaaaaaaaattatcgccAGGAGGTAAAGAAGTACTAATAAAGTCTATTGCTACTGCTATGCCGGTGTATCCGATGAATGTTTTCAAATTGCCTAAGAATGTAAGTGACTGACATCAACAACATTCTTGCAAAATTCTGGTGGGGAAAAGGAGATGAAACAAATGGAATGCATTGGTTTGCATGGAACAGAATGAGTATCCCAAAAAAAGGTGGAATGGGAATCAAAGATACTGAAAAAGTGAAAAATTCAATAATGCATTACTTGGGAAACAAGTATGGAGAATACTTGAGAAGCCAAACTGTTTGATGGCAATATTCTCAATCTCAAAAGACGATTTCTTCTGACATAtccacattatatatatatatatatatatatatgttgtggaTTGCAATGAAGAACACTCCAGTAAAGTTTCTAATCTGTCTCATTGCATAGTTAGTTTAGTTAGGCTTTGGTCGTTTGGTGGATGTGGTTGAGATGAGAAGCCGTCATCACACTCTTAGAACAGAAATCCAAAAGAGATAAGAAGACAAGCTTATAGAACcgtttattaaaataaaaatgatcgaTTTATGATCTTGTTTATATAACCATTTAAAAATCATACCATAAGCCATATATTATTTACCAGAGATCACAGAAATATACTAAAGATcagttacaaaaacaaaagaactcATATACTAAAGATCAGTTTCATCTCAGCAGAACTACACACTGCAATACATTTATTAGAACCATACAGAAACAGCAGATCATTTTGAAACCAAACCAGGAAAGTGGACCCATCTGCGTGAAAGCCAAAGTAGTTGAGGAAGCAGAGTAATGATGTTCAGTAGGTCAGAGAGACAATAGGTGATGGTTAGAACAGATAGGGTATGGAGATAGATGCTTTGTTCATTAGGGAAGAGAGAATGATATGCCTATTTGTTCACAAACCAAAAGGCATATAACGAGGGACATGAGAAGATGTAACAAGTTAAGGTAGTTGCTAGAACTTATTGTTGGCTTGGTTagataaaacataaaaagtCTTTGTGTTCGCTTGATATTTTAGTCTAAAGTCTAGAACTAGAAGTATGGGTAAGGAGTGGAGAAAACATAGATTACCATGATGTTTTTattgtataaatatgtgatatgAGATGTTGTGTAATGTATGGGAAAAAATCTGTTTCTCCGTTACTTCATTCTAAGCTTTCTAAGTCTTAAAAACGTTTTCCCTTATTCTTGAACAAGAACACAGAAACAGAGTGAACAACAAATTGATGAGAAAGGCCTGCAATTTTCTGCAGTTTACAACACGGTATCAGAGCCCCTGCTGATCCTTGGAGCCTTGTTGAACAGGACGGAATATACTCTTAAGCATAACCATACCAAAGCTGTACACGTCAGGTTTAGCCGACTGATTAATACAGTGTCGGCTAAGTCTGATGTTTATAGCTTTGGGATGGCTATGCTTAAGAGTATATTCCGTTACAGAGCAGAAAATTATCAATCACACCGTGGCGTGGCGGTAGTTTTCTCGGCTTTGTAAGACTAACTAACTATTCGTATCATTACAATATTGATATCTTTTCTAATGACAAGTCTCATTAAAAACGAACGCATTAGGTATATTTGTAATATAACATGCATGCATCATGGAATGAACCCAACTGCCTCTTAACAAAGGCATACAGTATCGTCCAGTGTTTGAAAAATTTGAAATGATTCTGAACAGAAACTTAGCGTAGTAATGTGGTTGAGAAAAATTAGACTATCCTGCTTTTTAACAGTACGACCAACGGGTCGGTTCTTGGTCTGTTCCCAGCTTCATCTCCGACACAGTAAAGTCCAATCTGTATGCATACAATGGACTTGGTTGTATCGTGTACATGATAAAGTTGAGGATAAACCAGCATGGACTTGTTGGTGGTAATGCTCAAAAGCAGGACGGCAGAAATTAATCGACCACAAGAACATAACTATTACAACGCTAAGCTTCTCAGCGACATCAAATCGTCTCTTCTGTTAAGATTTTTTTCACttaattagttaaaagttaTCTCCATTACCATTACTTTCCTCAGTAGATAATGGTCtgttttgtcatatttttcttcACATCATGTTTGCATAAAGTTTTgcaaatatatgtgattatatATAGTTGAATGGTCTTTAAGTGGATTTGTGAAATGCCTAAATCAAGTATATAACACAGGGATGACTTTCCACATTATAATATGTTGTGGAGTGAAATGAAGAACACTCCACTAAAGCTCGTTCTCATACGTCTATCAAAGCATTGGTTGTGGATCCTCCTTTCATCTTCAATCTCATGGAAGATCTTTCACTAAAGTTTCTTGTCTGTCTCATTGCATAGTTAGGCTTTGGTCGTTTGGTGGATGTGGTTGAGATGAGAAGCCGTCATCACTCAGCTCTTAGAACCGAAATATAAAAGAGATAAGGAGACAAGCTTATAGAACCgtttattaaagataaaaaatcCATCTATGATCTTGTTTATATAACCATTTAAAAAATCATCATGCACAAAGGCAGAAGTTATTTGTCGCTTCCACAAATGGTGCTAAATTCCATAAACGAGAATCCTTCTGTTGCTATATAGACTTTAGCACCATTGTGGAGGCGACAAATAACTTCATTTGGATCCAACGAACTCGGCCGAGGTGGTTTCAGTATCGTTTACAAGGTAACAAATTATAGAATCTATCTTTGTTCAAACCTACTGTAACCAGTTAAAATGTGGGAAAAGGGCATTTTTAGACCCCAACAATTTACGTCGTGCCTTTTTATACCCAAACAAAACATAAGTGCGAAATCATTCCTGAActgagatttttttaaaaatttcgacCCAAACTTGACTCCGTAACATGAAATTCTACCTTAACTAACTTATTGTTAGTCAACCGTTAGACCATGCTTAGTCGGATAAAGAAAAAGTGTCGATTTCAACCCGTACAATTTCGGTCATGCCTTTTCAGACCTGGACAATGAGTAAGTGTGATTTCATACCCAAACTGAATAATAATTTGAATTTCATACCCAAACtttaatattaacataaaaaaattactttgaCTAACGTTTGGTTAGTCAATCGACGTCGTTTTaactaaactaattaaaaaacacTCACTAAGACTCGAAAACACACCTAGAGAAGCACTAAACTGAGCATTAAACCACTGGACTAAGACAAGTTTTGTAAAATCTACATATATACTAAATTATATAGGTACCAAAACGAGTAAAGAAATCActagcttcttcttcctctggctATCTCTCTCGGTTGCCAATTTCAGAAGTTTCAGTCTTTAGTCTTTAGgaagttctattttttatagTAATGAACATTTTAAAATCGCATGAGAAAGTAATGTTGGGAGCCAAAAATAGTAGCTCCGGCTACAACACGTAGACAAGAGCGGATATTAGTTTCTTCATCTAAAAATGAATTAGCATGAACTGAGGCATTATCAAGCCCAAGAAATCGAATCCATTTGATCAGGGATCGATCCGCGATGAATCCGTGAGCAAACCTAGTATCGAGAAGTAGAAAAACAATGGTGTAACATGAAATAGCGCGGATTGGCGAACAAGACAAAGATATAAGTcagtatatatgtaaatatggCAAAAGTTTCCGACTTGATGGCAAAGCGTTCGTTTAATTCACTTGCCTGTCGTGGGTTCGGCCCTCCAAATGAcggaattttattattttagctaaaacgacgtcgttttaacTCTTTCTCGACACGTCATCTATGCCTAGACACTGACTCGCTCAAAAATGACGGTTAATTAACCAAAGATTAGTTAAACTAAGAGtagtttttttatgaaattcaaACTATCGTTCAGTTCGGGTATGGAATTCAAATTATTGTTCAGTTTGGATATGAAATTGCACTCTTATTGTTCAGGTCTAAAAATGCATGACCGAAGTTGTATGGGTTGAAATCGACATTTTTTCTTTATCCGACTAAGCATGgtttaacggttgactaacgaTAACTAACGATAAGTTAGTCAAGGTAGGATTTCATGTTACGGAGTCAAGTTTGGgtcgaaattttttaaaaaatctcagtTCAGGAATGATTTTGcacttatgttttgtttaagtCTAAAAAGGCACGACGTAAATTGTTGGGATGCCATTTTCCGTTAAAACGTATACACTGAAGATGTTGATTCGtttgatatatttattacatatcAGAAAAACTTAAACAAGGCATGGAGAAATGATTTGGGTTACAAAGGTTATCATAGCTCACAAGCAACATGCGACGACCGTACTTCCTCTTCAGTCTTCAGGACTAAGCTGGAGCTTATTAAATGACCTTTCTGCCCATGTGTTTGTATTGTAGAGCACGTGCTTGTCAAGTGCATACCCAGGTTTGCAAACGTACTCCACAATGTAATCCGCGACTACACAAGGGATCTCATGGCGTATGAACTCCTGTACCCAGAGGTCATCACGCGGCATCCCAGGGCTTATCAACGCAAAATCAGTGTTCTGATTCAAGAAACGCGTGTAAGGCGGTGCAGTTGCTAGTATGGTACCATCCCCAGCTTTCACAGCTCGCTTCAATGTATCCTGATCAGAGTGAgagacaaaaattaaaaacatccaaGAACCAAGAACAAACGTTTTCCTCTAGTGTTCAACGTTTTCCTCTAGTGTTCAACTCTGTCAGTATTGTGGTGTTACTTACCAATGAAGGGATGGCACAGTCGCCATATACAACAATGCGCAGACCATGTAAAGCACCATGTCCTGTTTGCTCCTTGACGAGCCGCCATTTCCTTGGGGACTCCAGGCTTATTGAACCGTCAGCGCTAAGACCAGTACCGTGCCATTCATAAGGCTCCTCTGGTAGTAGTTTTCCAGCTTCCTTTGAATCAGCCACATAATCAGTCTTCAGAATCCAACTGCATTAAGCAAAGTGATGAGTAAAAGATGTAAAGAAACAGTTCCTATCAAAATAAAATCTAGCAAACTGTTTGAAAATCCTTATGAAAAGGGCTTAGTGTGGTGTTCTACACGATAAAGAGGATGTATGGGGCTGAAGAGATCAATAAACAAGGTGATTTTTTAGGATTAATTTGTACCTTCCAGAAGCAGCAGCAGCGAAGAACTTTTCAGTCCTACGGATTTCAGGAGCAATGAAGTGTGTAGCTTGATAAGACCACTGATGAGAATCCCTGCAACATTTGCCATTTAAAAGCCTAAGGATCTTCTGATACACCTTTCTCTGGACCTTAGGACCACTGACTATAAAATGCTTGGGTTCCTGTAAAGCTTTTTTACTAGAACTAAGCTGCTTAGACTCTTTAACTGCCTTTGTACCCGTTTTAGCAGTCTTTGCAGCTTTCTTTTTTGGGCTTTTGTCCCTACCGGGTCCAGATTTGTTATCCAGTGCAGTGCTCTCCTTCTCTTCTGCAGAGTTGTCCTCCTCTACGTCTTTCATCACAGTGTCGGATGCTTTAGCCCCACGTtcctttttagattttttagacTTCTTCACACTTGATGTTCCTACTTCAACTGTAGAAgaactttctttctctccactGTGAAGGCCACTTCTTTCTACAGCAGGCTCCTTTCTGTTTTTACGTTTATTCTTAGGAACCTCCAATTGCATTGCAGCATTACTTAGATCCTTCGCTGCTGTCTCCTTTCTAGTTAATGGTTTCCTCGCAACTGGGCTTTGGGCTCCATCAGAACTGACATCCTCAGGTTTCTTATCCACTGCTGCATTCTCTTTCACTTCTGCAGAGTCAATCCCCGTATCATTCATCACAGTATCGTTTGCTTCAGTCTCATCAtcagttttagatttttttgtctttttgacaGTAGCCTTTTCAACTTCGACTGCAGAAGAACTTCTTTTCTTCCCACTTTGAAGCCTGGTTTTTCCAACAGTGGCCTTCTTTCTGAATTTACCATTATCCTTATCAACCCCTGGTTGCACTGCAGCACCGCTTGGATCCTTAGTTTCAGCTTCAGTACTTACAAATGTTTCTCCAGCAGCTGCGCTTTGGTCTCCACAAGAACTGACCTTCCCAAGTTTATTATCCAATACTGTAATATCTTCCATCACAGTACCGTTTGCTTTGGCATCATCTTCTTTTCTAGATTTTTTGGTCTTCTTGACACCAGAATCTGCTACTTCAGCCCTAGACGAACTTCCTTTCTTCTCACTTTGAAGGCTGTTGTTACCTACATTAGCCTCCCTCGTGCGTTTACTTTTACTCTTACTGATCTCTAACTGTAATGCACCACCACTTGGATCTGTAGTTTGAACATCAGCAAGCTCTGATTCTAGCATTTTAATTTCCACCTCTGCACCAGCTTCCTCCGGGGTCTTAGCCTGCTGCTTATCAGAGTCAATTCTCTCAAGGGCTTCAGTCTCTGAGACACTACCTTTCGCTATTTCTGGTACAGCCTCAGCATTAAGGACTGAACTTGATATCTCTTTCTGATTGCCATTATCTGTCGCCAGCTCCGAAACGTTTCCTTTGATTAGACCATCAGTGTGCTCGTCCTTTGGGGTAGGTTCGCTCAAGTAAATAGATCCCTTTTGGCTTATGGGGTTCTTTTTCCTGCCTCTGGTGCCTAGACTCTTTCTTGGCGGCTCTGTTTCTACAGGAGAGGTGCTAGATCTCATCATCACAGGCTCCGTTACGGATCTTTCATCTAATGCACCCTTCAAAATCTCTGCAGTCCAAGTATCAGCTTCCTTTAACACAACACTTGAACTGCATAGCCTAGTTGCTGAGTCACTCGCATccaacttgtgtgcaacttccTTAACTCCAGTGTTGTCATTGATGTCTGGCACAACCCAAACGTTTTGTTTTGGTGAGCCTGATCTTGGTTCCTGCAACAAGCTATTCCCCACCATTGGCTCAACCGATGATCTCTCCCGTATTTCATCCGGTGCACATTTCGAGATGGTATTCTCCGCAGTTGACATAGCAGGTGGTGAACCTTTGCTACTGACAGAACCATCTGTAAGTTTCACCTGAGGCAACAACGGAGTGGACTTCTCGCTGTGCAACTTATCAGTCTTATTAAGATCCTCAGAGAGTGTCGTTTTTTCCACGGAAGAACCTGACTTTGATGCAGAGATATTAAAGGCAGTCAAAGCTTTTAGGGCCCTGTCATCCATTCTTAAGGTATCGTTTTGGCAACTTGACTCGTTTCCCAAGGTACTTGTTTCTGGTGTTCTCTGAAGCGTTTTCCTTGAATAAGTGG
The window above is part of the Brassica napus cultivar Da-Ae chromosome C3, Da-Ae, whole genome shotgun sequence genome. Proteins encoded here:
- the LOC106388806 gene encoding BRCT domain-containing protein At4g02110-like, with the protein product MMESGLPSKTFSGVRFALVGFNPADGNTIRSKLMSGGGVDVGQYSQEYTHLIVDKLVYDDPVCVAARSSGKVVVTGSWVHHSFDAGMLIDAHSVLYRPLRDLNGIPGAKSFIVCLTGYQRQDREDIMTMVELMGGQFSKPLVANRVTHLICYKFEGEKYELAKRMKRIKLVNHRWLEDCLKNWKLLPEVDYEISGYELEMMEASARDSEDEAENASAKRANTSPLGLRVGAVAAVEISKSRGKDIPVVQSNLDEPGGSSRCNMFKEDWLTPKKMEATVSTDPVTAQQSAGTFQNASSYASPVPANKTSERGMGEMETDDSTPVNMSIRRHSSLATYSRKTLQRTPETSTLGNESSCQNDTLRMDDRALKALTAFNISASKSGSSVEKTTLSEDLNKTDKLHSEKSTPLLPQVKLTDGSVSSKGSPPAMSTAENTISKCAPDEIRERSSVEPMVGNSLLQEPRSGSPKQNVWVVPDINDNTGVKEVAHKLDASDSATRLCSSSVVLKEADTWTAEILKGALDERSVTEPVMMRSSTSPVETEPPRKSLGTRGRKKNPISQKGSIYLSEPTPKDEHTDGLIKGNVSELATDNGNQKEISSSVLNAEAVPEIAKGSVSETEALERIDSDKQQAKTPEEAGAEVEIKMLESELADVQTTDPSGGALQLEISKSKSKRTREANVGNNSLQSEKKGSSSRAEVADSGVKKTKKSRKEDDAKANGTVMEDITVLDNKLGKVSSCGDQSAAAGETFVSTEAETKDPSGAAVQPGVDKDNGKFRKKATVGKTRLQSGKKRSSSAVEVEKATVKKTKKSKTDDETEANDTVMNDTGIDSAEVKENAAVDKKPEDVSSDGAQSPVARKPLTRKETAAKDLSNAAMQLEVPKNKRKNRKEPAVERSGLHSGEKESSSTVEVGTSSVKKSKKSKKERGAKASDTVMKDVEEDNSAEEKESTALDNKSGPGRDKSPKKKAAKTAKTGTKAVKESKQLSSSKKALQEPKHFIVSGPKVQRKVYQKILRLLNGKCCRDSHQWSYQATHFIAPEIRRTEKFFAAAASGSWILKTDYVADSKEAGKLLPEEPYEWHGTGLSADGSISLESPRKWRLVKEQTGHGALHGLRIVVYGDCAIPSLDTLKRAVKAGDGTILATAPPYTRFLNQNTDFALISPGMPRDDLWVQEFIRHEIPCVVADYIVEYVCKPGYALDKHVLYNTNTWAERSFNKLQLSPED